In Halogeometricum sp. S1BR25-6, a single genomic region encodes these proteins:
- a CDS encoding type 1 glutamine amidotransferase domain-containing protein, protein MSDTTALFIVSEAGYWGEECTEPLTTLSDAGVDVTVATPTGEKPVVDERSVDPDEVGEETSEAVLEVHENDERLANPEPIATVDATDYDVVVFPGGHGTAWDINQDRHARQALLSAVGGDDGKALVVCHAVGLLGFTREADGGFLVEDREVTGFPNEWEEGIVDENDLMPDGRKLPYWVEDEVKAAGGVWDAELDKDASVTVDGDLVTARGPGSSHAAAETLLDELGIEA, encoded by the coding sequence ATGTCAGATACGACAGCGCTGTTCATCGTCAGCGAGGCGGGCTACTGGGGCGAAGAGTGCACCGAGCCGTTGACCACGCTCTCGGACGCCGGCGTCGACGTCACCGTGGCGACGCCGACGGGCGAGAAACCGGTCGTCGACGAGCGCTCGGTCGACCCCGACGAAGTCGGCGAGGAGACGTCCGAGGCAGTGTTGGAGGTCCACGAGAACGACGAACGACTGGCGAACCCCGAACCGATAGCGACGGTGGACGCGACGGACTACGACGTCGTCGTGTTCCCCGGCGGGCACGGCACCGCGTGGGACATCAACCAGGACCGCCACGCCCGGCAGGCGCTCCTGAGCGCCGTCGGCGGCGACGACGGGAAGGCGCTCGTCGTCTGCCACGCCGTCGGCCTGCTCGGCTTCACGCGCGAGGCGGACGGCGGCTTCCTCGTCGAGGACCGCGAGGTCACCGGCTTCCCCAACGAGTGGGAGGAGGGCATCGTCGACGAGAACGACCTGATGCCCGACGGCCGGAAACTCCCCTACTGGGTCGAAGACGAGGTGAAGGCCGCCGGCGGCGTCTGGGACGCCGAACTCGATAAGGACGCGAGCGTCACCGTCGACGGCGACCTCGTGACCGCGCGCGGTCCCGGTTCCTCGCACGCCGCGGCCGAGACGCTGCTCGACGAACTCGGTATCGAGGCGTAG
- a CDS encoding ABC transporter ATP-binding protein: MNPNTATNTNANANARTDRPLLSVEGLRTTFDTDAGLLTAVDGVDFDVRRGETVCIVGESGSGKTVASESVTRLIPSPPGTVEGSIRFGEIETVREFAERFPKRVVDAADPTGRGEADPAPNDDRFVVVEERTNGEITRGYVDLARAPESALRRVRGADISHVFQNPQDALNHCYTVGWQIVEAIQVHEDVGKKAARERAVDLLERVGIANAAARFDDYPHEFSGGQKQRVMIAMALATNPDLLVADEPTTALDVTVQSQILDLVADLQQEYGMGILFITHDLGVVAEIADRVVVMYAGKVMERGDVYEIFETPSHPYTRALIDCLPGGGRAAGGIEGTLPNPVDPPDGCRFAPRCPHAVEECTVGEQPPEHVLSESHRVSCVYYGEGFDESAIVGSTDDEPTATGRTADD, from the coding sequence ATGAATCCGAATACAGCCACGAACACGAACGCAAATGCGAACGCGCGCACGGACAGACCGCTGCTCTCGGTCGAGGGCCTGCGGACGACGTTCGACACCGACGCCGGCCTCCTCACCGCCGTCGACGGCGTCGACTTCGACGTCCGCCGGGGCGAGACGGTCTGCATCGTCGGCGAGTCGGGAAGCGGGAAGACCGTCGCCAGCGAGTCGGTGACGCGGCTGATTCCCTCGCCGCCGGGAACCGTCGAGGGGTCGATTCGGTTCGGCGAGATAGAGACCGTCCGCGAGTTCGCCGAGCGGTTCCCGAAGCGGGTGGTCGACGCCGCCGACCCGACCGGTCGCGGCGAGGCCGACCCCGCCCCCAACGACGACCGGTTCGTCGTCGTCGAGGAGCGGACGAACGGCGAGATAACCCGCGGCTACGTGGACCTCGCGCGCGCGCCGGAATCGGCGCTGCGGCGCGTCCGAGGGGCTGACATCAGCCACGTGTTTCAGAACCCGCAGGACGCGCTCAACCACTGCTACACGGTGGGCTGGCAGATCGTCGAGGCGATTCAGGTCCACGAGGACGTCGGGAAGAAGGCGGCCAGAGAGCGGGCGGTCGACCTCCTAGAGCGAGTCGGCATCGCCAACGCCGCGGCGCGGTTCGACGACTACCCGCACGAGTTCTCCGGCGGGCAGAAACAGCGCGTGATGATCGCGATGGCGCTGGCCACGAACCCGGACCTGCTCGTCGCCGACGAACCGACGACGGCGCTGGACGTGACCGTTCAGAGCCAGATTCTGGACCTCGTCGCCGACCTCCAGCAGGAGTACGGCATGGGCATCCTGTTCATCACGCACGACCTCGGCGTCGTCGCGGAGATAGCCGACCGGGTCGTCGTCATGTACGCCGGGAAGGTGATGGAGCGCGGCGACGTCTACGAGATATTCGAGACCCCCTCGCACCCGTACACGCGCGCGCTCATCGACTGTCTCCCCGGCGGGGGCCGAGCCGCCGGCGGCATCGAGGGGACGCTTCCGAACCCGGTCGACCCGCCCGACGGCTGTCGGTTCGCCCCCCGCTGTCCGCACGCGGTCGAGGAGTGCACCGTCGGCGAGCAGCCGCCCGAACACGTCCTCTCGGAGAGTCACCGCGTCTCCTGTGTGTACTACGGCGAGGGGTTCGACGAGTCGGCCATCGTCGGGTCGACCGACGACGAACCGACGGCGACCGGGAGGACCGCCGATGACTGA
- a CDS encoding ABC transporter permease, with product MGLGWYIARRVAWSFVVTFIIVSVTWGLLTAAPNPEVQQAAQQAALAGDNPAEAQDRVRQLRGLDRPLHEQYIGYMTNIYTLNWGWSDSRAQPVTEAVTEALYYTVQYSVPWTLLVVTLGPLVGLYSSANQYSWKDHLATGFAFFGYAIPNFFFGIILLLIFGVELGWIPITYNTGVPVFSVENAIQLAIPVFVLVTGSIGGIMRVSRNESSEFMNADFVKTARAKGVSTFRIYARHVLRPTMVPLSTTMVAQLLALFTGSSILVEVVFSIPGLGRLLYRAIVAQDTSVVLGTSLFFVFVATIGNLLQDLVYTVLDPRISFDDR from the coding sequence ATGGGACTCGGATGGTACATCGCTCGTCGGGTCGCGTGGTCGTTCGTCGTCACGTTCATCATCGTCTCGGTGACGTGGGGACTGCTCACCGCCGCGCCGAACCCCGAAGTACAGCAGGCGGCCCAACAGGCCGCGCTCGCGGGCGACAACCCCGCAGAGGCACAGGATAGGGTCCGACAGCTCCGCGGACTGGACAGACCGCTGCACGAACAGTACATCGGCTACATGACCAACATCTACACGCTGAACTGGGGGTGGTCCGACTCTAGGGCACAACCGGTGACGGAGGCGGTGACCGAAGCGCTGTACTACACCGTCCAGTACTCCGTGCCGTGGACGCTGCTCGTCGTCACGCTGGGACCGCTGGTCGGACTCTACTCGTCGGCCAACCAGTACTCCTGGAAGGACCACCTCGCGACGGGGTTCGCCTTCTTCGGCTACGCGATACCGAACTTCTTCTTCGGTATCATCCTCCTCCTCATCTTCGGGGTGGAGTTGGGCTGGATTCCCATCACGTACAACACGGGCGTGCCGGTGTTCAGCGTCGAGAACGCGATTCAGCTCGCGATACCGGTGTTCGTGTTGGTGACAGGGTCCATCGGAGGCATCATGCGCGTCTCGCGCAACGAGTCCTCGGAGTTCATGAACGCCGACTTCGTGAAGACGGCGCGCGCGAAGGGCGTCTCGACGTTCCGCATCTACGCGCGACACGTCCTCAGACCGACGATGGTCCCCCTCTCGACGACGATGGTCGCGCAGTTGCTGGCGCTGTTCACGGGGTCGTCGATACTCGTCGAGGTGGTGTTTTCGATACCCGGTCTCGGGCGACTCCTCTACCGCGCCATCGTCGCCCAGGACACGAGCGTCGTGCTCGGCACGTCGCTGTTTTTCGTGTTCGTCGCGACCATCGGCAACCTCCTGCAGGACCTCGTGTACACCGTACTGGACCCGCGAATCAGCTTCGACGATAGATAA
- a CDS encoding ABC transporter substrate-binding protein, producing MHERGGDGERNGINRRSWLKALGVAGVTGLAGCSGDDGNASTGTESATATDGSELGTAEGTNTAMDELPDVSGTYRTDISGSLATLNPLYNNEQGAADVVSYALDLGYGFRPGTEYFPQLYDLTTDGGDVWVASVREGLQFGGDYGEVTAEDFVYQITELHQSDWAATADASSWPSEVNVEQTGTYEFQIELPNPNPLYPETYDPLLYPVPKALLEPFVGEQDAQGLENNPELTELQFVEGGNLGAYSLDQWNRSSNITFTRNENYYLREAEDVPDRFGNAPYFEELEVQVTQEQAARLGALEAGQTDSVAVPPNRVTEFDGMDGVDVYQIPQPFNEVCVYNMRDNGWNAGPGNLFQKKKFRQGLGCAVNKQALVQGVFRDYAQVQYTWQPQWSQWYPDESEIMQFGTGDLYGPEATRSRIREAISDTDYSYGNDGQLLTPSGDQVELSLYHSAGQNTERNMAQYIAQEFGDNAGIQVNVQAIDGTQFTNNYWQQQVPDDPDQYEWSNGPYNAGPREVTSANPWDMSVVFGLNTYPLNPTTASVFFSRDSSYNPYGYYPSWNAEELFQRANSAASEEELQPIFTEIFKNVAEDQPMGMLAFPADTVGYSAGIVGPAENFFSGWDFPTWYRNE from the coding sequence GGGACGGAGTCGGCGACCGCGACCGACGGCTCCGAACTCGGGACCGCGGAGGGGACGAACACCGCGATGGACGAACTCCCCGACGTCAGCGGCACGTACCGAACGGACATCTCGGGGTCGCTGGCGACGCTGAACCCGCTGTACAACAACGAACAGGGCGCGGCGGACGTCGTCTCCTACGCGCTCGATTTGGGCTACGGCTTCCGGCCCGGCACGGAGTACTTCCCCCAACTGTACGACCTGACGACCGACGGCGGCGACGTGTGGGTCGCCAGCGTCCGCGAGGGACTGCAGTTCGGCGGCGACTACGGCGAGGTGACCGCCGAGGACTTCGTCTATCAGATCACGGAACTCCACCAGAGCGACTGGGCCGCGACGGCCGACGCCTCCTCGTGGCCGAGCGAGGTGAACGTCGAGCAGACCGGCACCTACGAGTTCCAGATCGAACTTCCGAACCCGAACCCACTGTACCCCGAGACGTACGACCCTCTCCTCTACCCGGTTCCCAAGGCCCTCCTCGAACCGTTCGTCGGCGAGCAGGACGCCCAAGGATTGGAGAACAACCCGGAACTCACCGAACTCCAATTCGTCGAGGGGGGGAACCTCGGCGCGTACTCGCTCGACCAGTGGAACCGGTCGAGCAATATCACGTTCACCCGAAACGAGAACTACTACCTCAGGGAGGCCGAAGACGTGCCGGACCGCTTCGGCAACGCCCCCTACTTCGAGGAACTCGAAGTGCAGGTCACCCAGGAGCAGGCGGCCCGCCTGGGTGCGCTCGAAGCGGGACAGACCGACAGCGTCGCGGTGCCGCCGAACCGCGTCACCGAGTTCGACGGGATGGACGGCGTCGACGTCTACCAGATTCCCCAGCCGTTCAACGAAGTCTGCGTCTACAACATGCGCGACAACGGCTGGAATGCGGGTCCCGGCAACCTCTTCCAGAAGAAGAAGTTCCGACAGGGACTCGGCTGTGCGGTCAACAAGCAGGCGCTCGTTCAGGGCGTGTTCCGCGACTACGCGCAGGTGCAGTACACCTGGCAGCCCCAGTGGTCGCAGTGGTACCCCGACGAGAGCGAAATCATGCAGTTCGGGACGGGCGACCTCTACGGTCCGGAGGCGACGCGAAGCCGGATTCGAGAGGCCATCTCCGACACCGACTACAGCTACGGCAACGACGGGCAACTGCTCACCCCGAGCGGCGACCAGGTCGAACTGAGCCTGTACCACAGCGCCGGGCAGAACACCGAGCGCAACATGGCCCAGTACATCGCACAGGAGTTCGGCGACAACGCCGGGATTCAGGTGAACGTGCAGGCCATCGACGGCACCCAGTTCACCAACAACTACTGGCAGCAGCAGGTCCCCGACGACCCGGACCAGTACGAGTGGTCCAACGGGCCGTACAACGCCGGCCCCCGCGAGGTGACGAGCGCGAACCCGTGGGACATGAGCGTCGTGTTCGGTCTCAACACCTATCCGCTGAACCCGACGACGGCGAGCGTGTTCTTCTCGCGCGACTCCTCGTACAACCCGTACGGCTACTACCCCTCGTGGAACGCCGAGGAACTGTTCCAGCGGGCGAACAGCGCGGCCAGCGAGGAGGAACTCCAGCCCATCTTCACGGAGATATTCAAGAACGTCGCCGAGGACCAGCCGATGGGGATGCTCGCGTTCCCCGCCGACACCGTCGGCTACTCCGCCGGCATCGTCGGCCCCGCGGAGAACTTCTTCAGCGGGTGGGACTTCCCGACGTGGTACCGCAACGAGTAA
- a CDS encoding HNH endonuclease — protein MRLADLELEPGAAYEAAELREAFDRRMTGRGIEICYDDDDRRQRYLRLFSTDAGPYEDDVTGGQFTYVGEGQNGDQTLTGGNRYLANAAESPLPIFFFHRGEGESAWEYQGQVDVLACDEVEYGGRTVYQFTLQRRSEKREGIDREEAASDLDAPERVETTRTRIVRNTPLATALKRRYDFACQVCGETRRRGAGEDDGYAEAHHVRPLGRPHDGPDAESNLLVLCPNHHADFDYGTVAVDPESYRIAHAYDAAVDGETLFVRGDHALDARFLDYHNREVADF, from the coding sequence GTGAGACTCGCGGACCTCGAACTCGAACCCGGCGCCGCGTACGAAGCCGCCGAACTGCGCGAGGCGTTCGACCGGCGGATGACCGGGCGCGGCATCGAAATCTGCTACGACGACGACGACAGACGTCAGCGGTATCTGCGCCTGTTCTCGACCGATGCCGGACCGTACGAGGACGACGTGACCGGCGGTCAGTTCACGTACGTCGGCGAGGGACAGAACGGAGACCAGACGCTCACGGGCGGCAACCGCTACCTGGCGAACGCCGCGGAGTCGCCGCTTCCGATATTCTTCTTCCACCGCGGGGAGGGTGAGTCGGCGTGGGAGTACCAGGGACAGGTCGACGTCTTGGCCTGCGACGAAGTCGAATACGGGGGTCGGACGGTCTACCAGTTCACCCTCCAACGGCGCAGCGAGAAACGAGAGGGAATCGACCGCGAAGAGGCGGCGTCGGACCTCGACGCGCCGGAACGAGTCGAGACGACCCGCACCCGAATCGTCCGGAACACGCCGTTGGCGACGGCGTTGAAGCGCCGGTACGATTTCGCGTGCCAAGTGTGCGGAGAGACGCGACGGCGGGGGGCCGGCGAGGACGACGGGTACGCCGAGGCTCACCACGTCAGACCGCTCGGCCGGCCGCACGACGGACCCGACGCCGAGTCGAACCTCCTCGTCCTCTGTCCGAACCACCACGCCGACTTCGACTACGGCACCGTCGCCGTCGACCCCGAATCCTACCGCATCGCGCACGCCTACGACGCCGCCGTCGACGGTGAGACGCTGTTCGTCCGCGGGGACCACGCCCTCGACGCGCGGTTTCTCGACTACCACAACCGCGAGGTAGCCGACTTCTGA
- a CDS encoding ABC transporter ATP-binding protein gives MTDRPLLSVRNLEKHYPITEGILSRQVGAARAVDGISFDIARGETLGLVGESGCGKSTAASSIVRLEEPTGGQVLFDGGRGEGPRDVTQFDEAELKAFRRDAQMIFQDPSSSLDPRMTVGSSVAESLAVHGMTDRARRREIVENLLEDVGLSAGDYDRYPHEFSGGQKQRIGLARALVLNPELVIADEPVSALDVSVRAEILSLVDRLQERYGLSMLFISHDMSVVRDVCDRVAVMYLGKIVEIGETEEVFSNPQHPYTEALLSAIPTPDPRQRRKGIDLTGKVPSPVDPPSGCRFHTRCHRVIQSDEYDLEQSHWRSLLNFRDEVVAGAVDVEAVRESVDADRDNGGDETAPDAAVEREIRDDFGLPDRLSDDAAERRLGDAFDLLVNGAEAEAGEALASAFVTPCEESTPEFTDHGDGHRSACFLTARDERALERPANVER, from the coding sequence ATGACTGACCGACCGCTCCTCTCGGTCCGGAACCTGGAGAAGCACTACCCCATCACCGAGGGTATCCTCTCCCGGCAGGTCGGCGCCGCGCGGGCCGTCGACGGCATCAGCTTCGACATCGCGCGCGGGGAGACGCTCGGCCTCGTCGGCGAGTCCGGGTGCGGGAAGTCGACCGCGGCGTCGTCCATCGTCCGGTTGGAGGAGCCGACGGGGGGACAGGTGCTGTTCGACGGCGGCCGCGGCGAGGGTCCGCGGGACGTCACGCAGTTCGACGAAGCGGAACTGAAGGCGTTCCGCCGGGACGCGCAGATGATCTTCCAAGACCCCTCCTCCAGCCTCGACCCGCGGATGACGGTCGGAAGCTCCGTCGCCGAGTCGCTCGCGGTCCACGGGATGACGGACAGAGCGCGGCGCCGCGAAATAGTCGAGAACCTCCTCGAAGACGTCGGCCTCTCGGCGGGCGACTACGACCGCTACCCCCACGAGTTCTCCGGCGGGCAGAAACAGCGCATCGGCCTCGCCCGAGCGCTCGTGCTCAACCCGGAACTGGTCATCGCCGACGAACCGGTGAGCGCACTCGACGTCTCCGTCCGCGCGGAGATACTCTCGCTCGTCGACCGCCTGCAGGAGCGCTACGGGCTGTCGATGCTGTTCATCAGCCACGACATGTCCGTCGTCAGAGACGTCTGCGACCGGGTCGCCGTCATGTACCTCGGCAAAATCGTCGAAATCGGGGAGACCGAGGAGGTGTTCTCGAACCCGCAGCACCCCTACACCGAGGCGCTGCTCTCGGCGATTCCGACGCCGGACCCGAGACAGCGACGGAAGGGAATCGACCTGACGGGGAAGGTGCCGAGTCCCGTCGACCCGCCGTCGGGGTGTCGGTTCCACACGCGCTGTCACCGCGTGATTCAGTCCGACGAGTACGACCTCGAACAGTCCCACTGGCGCTCGCTCCTGAACTTCCGCGACGAGGTGGTCGCCGGCGCCGTCGACGTCGAGGCGGTCCGCGAGTCCGTCGACGCGGACCGAGACAACGGGGGCGACGAAACGGCGCCGGACGCGGCCGTCGAACGGGAGATTCGGGACGACTTCGGCCTCCCCGACCGACTGTCGGACGACGCGGCCGAGCGACGCCTCGGGGACGCGTTCGACCTGCTGGTGAACGGAGCGGAGGCGGAAGCCGGGGAAGCGCTCGCGTCGGCGTTCGTCACCCCGTGCGAGGAGTCGACACCCGAGTTCACCGACCACGGGGACGGTCACCGCTCTGCGTGCTTTCTCACCGCCCGCGACGAACGCGCGCTGGAACGGCCGGCGAACGTCGAGCGGTAG
- a CDS encoding ABC transporter permease codes for MATQDSPRFDTVDWDEITSESGREVTKSLVALAAILAGLAALFIYDYVAVPDRTATFAAVGWGYDVTRLDWLLALSLLFVGFYGILPLYRNKRMTRYYWAEFKKNRPAVVSLAFLAAVFVGGILGPLLISPPESELLRQFQPPVFMEIQRNYVIECVGEAAGGVCQGTWQHPLGTTPDGRDIFAMIVYGMQVSMKVGLIATLMAVVIGASVGTVSAYAGGMVDEVLMRYVDVQQSFPTLVLYLLIIYTWGGDLFTMVILFGLFSWEGTARYVRSNALAKTQEEYMKASRLSGAGTYRTIRRHLVPNTASSIITDATLLIPAFLLAEAQLSFLGLGDTSVASWGQLISIGRDHLSYAPWITLAPGLVLFLTILAFNFLGDALLDALNPEARAEAES; via the coding sequence ATGGCCACGCAAGACTCACCGCGGTTCGACACGGTCGACTGGGACGAGATAACGAGCGAGAGCGGACGGGAGGTGACGAAGAGCCTCGTCGCCCTCGCCGCGATACTCGCGGGACTCGCCGCGCTATTTATCTACGACTACGTCGCCGTCCCCGACCGCACGGCAACGTTCGCCGCCGTCGGCTGGGGCTACGACGTGACGCGGCTCGATTGGCTGCTCGCGCTGTCGCTGCTGTTTGTCGGGTTCTACGGCATCCTTCCCCTGTACCGGAACAAGCGGATGACGCGCTACTACTGGGCGGAGTTCAAGAAGAACCGCCCGGCGGTCGTCAGCCTCGCCTTCCTCGCCGCCGTCTTCGTCGGCGGCATCCTCGGACCGCTCCTTATCAGTCCGCCCGAGTCGGAACTGCTCCGGCAGTTCCAGCCGCCCGTGTTCATGGAGATTCAGCGGAACTACGTCATCGAGTGCGTCGGCGAGGCCGCCGGCGGCGTCTGTCAGGGGACGTGGCAGCACCCGCTCGGAACCACCCCCGACGGGCGCGACATCTTCGCGATGATCGTGTACGGGATGCAGGTATCGATGAAAGTCGGACTCATCGCGACGCTGATGGCCGTCGTCATCGGCGCGAGCGTCGGTACTGTCAGCGCGTACGCCGGCGGGATGGTCGACGAGGTGCTGATGCGCTACGTCGACGTCCAGCAGTCGTTCCCGACGCTCGTGCTCTACCTGCTCATCATCTACACGTGGGGCGGCGACCTGTTCACGATGGTCATCCTGTTTGGCCTGTTCTCGTGGGAGGGGACCGCGCGCTACGTGCGGAGTAACGCGCTCGCGAAGACCCAAGAGGAGTACATGAAGGCGAGTCGTCTCAGCGGCGCCGGAACGTACCGCACCATCCGACGACACCTCGTCCCGAACACCGCGAGCAGCATCATCACCGACGCGACGCTGCTGATTCCGGCGTTCCTCCTCGCGGAGGCGCAGTTGTCGTTCCTCGGACTGGGCGATACGAGCGTCGCGTCGTGGGGCCAACTCATCAGCATCGGACGGGACCACCTCTCGTACGCGCCGTGGATCACGCTGGCGCCGGGACTCGTCCTCTTTTTGACCATCCTCGCGTTCAACTTCCTCGGCGACGCGCTGTTGGACGCGCTGAACCCCGAGGCGCGCGCGGAGGCGGAGTCGTGA